The Lagopus muta isolate bLagMut1 chromosome 4, bLagMut1 primary, whole genome shotgun sequence genome has a window encoding:
- the ATP10D gene encoding phospholipid-transporting ATPase VD isoform X4: MHSHETKAMLNNSGPHYKRSKLERKVNSDILWCVLLLILMCLTGAIGHGIWLSRYSEIPFFNIPEPDGKSISSALAGFNMFWTMIILLQVLIPISLYVSIEIVKLGQIYLIQNDIDFYHEKTDSTIQCRALNIAEDLGQIQYIFSDKTGTLTENKMVFRRCSIAGQEYCHEENAKRLESYQEKDLKDEDSAEGPCASLGHTLKWRGHDCGAENESLNRKSSNLLSGIYPELGRERSSSDAPCSGHVAFSSCIETDVVPDTQLLEKFRRVSSLSYQESEDGISKLGLETMYITDFFLALAICNTVVVSIPNQPRQKMRRSSLGRMPIKSLEEIRQMFQRLSVRRLSSSPLPSIKESSSENPNSFVSKLSIFRMKPASPALDGAAQNAAEPHNLNSPENPQLPKECYTVNVAAGCETHGAESSAEWSPLPKLCYEAESPDEAALVHAAKAYKCILQSRTPDQVTVDFADLGSLTFQLLHILPFDSVRKRMSVVVRHPVSNRVVVYTKGADSVMMDLLGTASEDTKNSEMEKKNIKERTQNHLDDYARKGLRTLCIAKKVMSDEEYTEWLNNHFLAETSIDNREELLLESAIRLETKLTLLGATGIEDRLQDGVPDTIQALRKAGIKIWMLTGDKRETAVNIAYACKLLEPDDRIFTLKSQSRDACALVMNSILEHMQKNTAEQKKVNQKLGNVSASPSTQAQGFSAGLVIDGRTLEHVLQDSLQNVFLELTEKCRAVVCCQATPLQKSVLVRLVRNKLKAMTLAVGDGANDVSMIQVADTGVGILGQEGMQAVMASDFAISQFRHLRKLLLVHGHWCYTRLTNMILYFFYKNVAYVNLLFWYQFFCGFSGTSMTDYWILIFFNLLFTSVPPIIYGVLDKDVSAEILMQIPQLYKMSQKSVAYLPSTFWITLLDAFYQSLACFFVPYFTYYGSDIDIFSFGNPINTAALFIILFHLLIECKSVTWIHTIVIVGSILFYFIFALAFGATYRTHNPLSNPYRIMEKHMADPVFYLVCLLTTCVALLPRYFLRALQGTLFPSPVLKAKHLDKLIPEEKREAIKKWKDECIVSCRMELQVTSGSTGSATGTVLKEESIASVVPLSRIPFHACSRDELVEEEPGNRSNLNSEKTAFLNSKRTDSDV; this comes from the exons ATGCACa GTCATGAAACCAAAGCCATGCTGAATAACAGTGGACCTCATTACAAGCGCAgtaaattggaaagaaaagtgaattCTGATATTCTGTGGTGTGTTCTGCTTCTAATTTTAATGTGTTTAACAGGTGCAATTG GCCATGGAATTTGGTTAAGTAGGTATTCAGAAATACCTTTTTTTAACATCCCTGAACCAGATGGCAAATCGATTTCTTCTGCGTTAGCAGGGTTCAATATGTTCTGGACAATGATCATTTTATTACAG GTCTTGATTCCTATTTCTCTGTATGTTTCAATTGAAATTGTCAAACTGGGACAAATTTATTTAATACAGAATGACATTGATTTTTACCATGAGAAAACAGACTCTACAATTCAGTGTCGAGCACTGAATATTGCTGAAGACCTTGGCCAGATTCAGTATATCTTCTCAGACAAGACTGGAACACTCACTGAAAATAAGATGGTTTTTCGGAGGTGCAGCATTGCAGGACAGGAATATTGCCATGAAGAAAATG caaAGAGGTTGGAATCCTATCAAGAGAAGGATTTGAAAGATGAGGATTCAGCTGAAGGTCCTTGTGCCTCTTTGGGCCACACATTAAAATGGAGGGGACACGACTGTGGAGCCGAGAATGAATCTTTGAACAGAAAGTCTTCAAATCTGTTATCTGGTATTTACCCTGAATTAGGAAGGGAGCGTTCATCAAGTGATGCTCCCTGCTCAGGACATGttgctttcagcagctgcatT GAAACAGATGTTGTACCAGATACACAACTGCTGGAGAAATTTAGAcgtgtttcttctctttcctatcAAGAATCAGAAGACGGTATCAGCAAGTTAGGTTTGGAGACAATGTACATCACTGACTTCTTTCTTGCTCTGGCAATCTGTAATACTGTTGTTGTTTCAATCCCCAATCAGCCACGTCAGAAG ATGAGACGCTCTTCACTGGGAAGAATGCCTATTAAATCCCTTGAGGAAATCAGGCAGATGTTCCAGAGGTTGTCAGTCCGTAGACTAAGTTCCTCCCCACTTCCAAGTATAAAAGAGTCATCATCTGAAAACCCAAACAGTTTTGTGAGCAAACTGtctattttcagaatgaaaccGGCTTCACCTGCTTTGGATGGGGCTGCTCAAAATGCTGCTGAGCCTCACAATCTGAACAGCCCAGAAAATCCCCAGTTACCCAAAGAATGTTATACAGTGAATGTAGCTGCTGGCTGTGAAACCCACGGTGCTGAGTCATCTGCAGAATGGTCTCCCTTACCTAAGCTTTGTTATGAAGCTGAAAGTCCAGACGAAGCTGCCTTGGTCCATGCTGCTAAGGCttacaaatgtattttacagtCTAGGACTCCTGATCAAGTAACTGTGGATTTTGCAGATCTGGGATCTTTaacatttcagcttttgcaTATCCTGCCTTTTGACTCAGTGCGAAAAAGGATGTCAGTAGTGGTTCGGCATCCAGTCTCCAACCGAGTGGTGGTGTACACAAAAGGTGCAGACTCAGTCATGATGGATTTGTTGGGAACTGCATCTGAAG ATACCAAgaattcagaaatggaaaagaagaacattAAAGAAAGAACCCAGAATCATTTGGATGACTATGCCAGAAAGGGACTGCGCACTCTTTGTATTGCTAAaaag GTGATGAGTGATGAAGAATATACAGAGTGgttaaataatcattttttagCAGAAACCAGCATTGACAAtagggaggagctgctgctggaatcTGCCATCCGGCTTGAAACCAAACTAACTTTGCTTG GTGCCACTGGCATTGAAGATCGCCTGCAGGATGGTGTTCCAGACACAATACAGGCATTACGgaaagcaggaataaaaatatgGATGCTGACAGGTGACAAGAGAGAGACAGCTGTCAACATCGCCTATGCTTGTAAATTGCTGGAGCCAGATGACAGAATCTTCACGCTCAAATCGCAAAGTAGA GATGCTTGTGCTTTGGTGATGAACAGTATTTTAGaacacatgcaaaaaaacactgctgagcaaaaaaaagtaaatcagaaaCTTGGGAATGTCTCTGCAAGTCCTTCTACCCAAGCTCAAGGCTTCAGCGCAGGCCTGGTTATTGATGGAAGGACTTTAGAGCATGTCCTTCAGGACAGCCTGCAGAATGTTTTCTTGGAGCTCACAGAAAAATGTCGAGCTGTAGTCTGCTGCCAAGCCACACCACTGCAGAAGAGTGTGCTGGTCAGACTGGTGCGAAATAAGCTGAAGGCAATGACGTTAGCTGTAG GTGATGGTGCCAATGATGTCAGTATGATCCAGGTAGCTGACACTGGTGTGGGAATCTTGGGCCAAGAAGGCATGCAG GCTGTGATGGCAAGTGACTTTGCAATTTCTCAGTTCAGGCATCTCAGGAAGCTGCTGCTTGTCCATGGTCACTGGTGTTACACCAGGCTTACCAACATGATACTCTACTTCTTCTACAAAAATGTG GCCTACGTGAACCTCTTATTCTGGTACCAGTTCTTCTGTGGGTTTTCAGGCACATCAATGACTGACTATTggatcttgatttttttcaatctcCTTTTTACATCGGTGCCACCCATCATTTACGGTGTCTTGGACAAAGATGTGTCTGCAGAGATACTCATGCAGATCCCACAGCTGTACAAGATGAGCCAGAAATCTGTG GCCTACTTGCCTTCAACCTTTTGGATAACCTTGCTGGATGCTTTTTACCAAagtcttgcttgcttttttgtgCCTTACTTC ACTTACTATGGCTCAGACatagacattttttcttttggaaaccctataaacacagcagcacttttTATAATATTGTTTCACCTTCTCATTGAGTGCAAATCCGTG ACTTGGATTCATACGATAGTTATAGTTGGCAGCATcctattttacttcatttttgctCTGGCTTTTGGGGCAACCTACAGAACCCATAATCCACTATCAAATCCTTATCGGATCATGGAAAAGCATATGGCAGATCCAGTTTTTTACCTAGTGTGCCTCCTGACTACTTGTGTTGCTCTGCTACCCAG ATACTTCCTGAGAGCTCTCCAAGGAACATTGTTTCCATCTCCAGTGTTGAAAGCCAAGCACTTGGACAAACTGATCCCTGAGGAGAAGAGGGAAGCAATTAAGAAATGGAAGGATGAATGCATTGTAAGCTGTAGAATGGAGTTGCAGGTTACTTCTGGGTCTACTGGCTCAGCCACGGGTACTGtattaaaggaagaaagcattGCCAGTGTTGTACCGCTTTCTAGAATACCTTTTCATGCCTGTTCAAGAGATGAGTTAGTGGAGGAAGAGCCTGGGAATAGAAGTAACTTGAACTCTGAAAAGACTGCATTTCTGAATTCAAAGAGAACTGATTCAGATGTCTGA
- the ATP10D gene encoding phospholipid-transporting ATPase VD isoform X2 produces MADPIHWTRYRWQQLMSTEGRQEGSSSSNNCCQAKKAIGKHRIVIPCLGHFKEEYEKVSKLYMNNKIRTTKYTLLNFIPRNLFEQFHRKEKKYIDECWKNVNVGDFIRLSCNEIIPADMVLLYSSDLDGICYIETAGLDGETNLKQRQVVRGYSEQVSEIDPEKFSGRIECESPNDDLNHFRGFVENSSKDRVGLSKENLLLRGCTVRNTEVVVGIVVYAGHETKAMLNNSGPHYKRSKLERKVNSDILWCVLLLILMCLTGAIGHGIWLSRYSEIPFFNIPEPDGKSISSALAGFNMFWTMIILLQVLIPISLYVSIEIVKLGQIYLIQNDIDFYHEKTDSTIQCRALNIAEDLGQIQYIFSDKTGTLTENKMVFRRCSIAGQEYCHEENAKRLESYQEKDLKDEDSAEGPCASLGHTLKWRGHDCGAENESLNRKSSNLLSGIYPELGRERSSSDAPCSGHVAFSSCIETDVVPDTQLLEKFRRVSSLSYQESEDGISKLGLETMYITDFFLALAICNTVVVSIPNQPRQKMRRSSLGRMPIKSLEEIRQMFQRLSVRRLSSSPLPSIKESSSENPNSFVSKLSIFRMKPASPALDGAAQNAAEPHNLNSPENPQLPKECYTVNVAAGCETHGAESSAEWSPLPKLCYEAESPDEAALVHAAKAYKCILQSRTPDQVTVDFADLGSLTFQLLHILPFDSVRKRMSVVVRHPVSNRVVVYTKGADSVMMDLLGTASEDTKNSEMEKKNIKERTQNHLDDYARKGLRTLCIAKKVMSDEEYTEWLNNHFLAETSIDNREELLLESAIRLETKLTLLGATGIEDRLQDGVPDTIQALRKAGIKIWMLTGDKRETAVNIAYACKLLEPDDRIFTLKSQSRDACALVMNSILEHMQKNTAEQKKVNQKLGNVSASPSTQAQGFSAGLVIDGRTLEHVLQDSLQNVFLELTEKCRAVVCCQATPLQKSVLVRLVRNKLKAMTLAVGDGANDVSMIQVADTGVGILGQEGMQAVMASDFAISQFRHLRKLLLVHGHWCYTRLTNMILYFFYKNVAYVNLLFWYQFFCGFSGTSMTDYWILIFFNLLFTSVPPIIYGVLDKDVSAEILMQIPQLYKMSQKSVAYLPSTFWITLLDAFYQSLACFFVPYFTYYGSDIDIFSFGNPINTAALFIILFHLLIECKSVTWIHTIVIVGSILFYFIFALAFGATYRTHNPLSNPYRIMEKHMADPVFYLVCLLTTCVALLPRYFLRALQGTLFPSPVLKAKHLDKLIPEEKREAIKKWKDECIVSCRMELQVTSGSTGSATGTVLKEESIASVVPLSRIPFHACSRDELVEEEPGNRSNLNSEKTAFLNSKRTDSDV; encoded by the exons ATGGCAGATCCCATCCACTGGACCCGGTATCGTTGGCAGCAACTGATGTCTACAGAAGGCAGAcaagaaggcagcagctcaAGTAACAACTGCTGTCAAGCAAAAAAAGCTATTGGCAAACATAGGATAGTGATACCCTGCTTGGGACATTTTAAGGAAGAGTATGAAAAGGTATCAAAACTGTATATGAACAACAAAATACGGACTACTAAATATACTTTACTGAATTTTATACCACGCAATTTATTTGAACAATTTCACAG gaaagagaagaaatacataGATGAATGCTGGAAAAATGTCAATGTTGGAGACTTCATCCGGCTTTCGTGTAATGAAATTATTCCTGCTGACATGGTGCTGTTATATTCCAGTGACCTGGATGGGATCTGTTACATTGAAACTGCAGGTCTTGATGGAGAAACCAATCTAAAACAGAGGCAGGTGGTGAGAGGATATTCAGAGCAG GTCTCTGAAATTGATCCAGAAAAATTTTCTGGTAGAATAGAATGTGAAAGTCCTAATGATGACCTCAATCACTTTCGAGGCTTTGT tgagAATTCAAGCAAGGATCGAGTGGGCCTCAGCAAGGAGAACTTATTGCTGCGAGGATGCACagtaagaaatacagaagttgTTGTAGGCATTGTGGTATATGCAG GTCATGAAACCAAAGCCATGCTGAATAACAGTGGACCTCATTACAAGCGCAgtaaattggaaagaaaagtgaattCTGATATTCTGTGGTGTGTTCTGCTTCTAATTTTAATGTGTTTAACAGGTGCAATTG GCCATGGAATTTGGTTAAGTAGGTATTCAGAAATACCTTTTTTTAACATCCCTGAACCAGATGGCAAATCGATTTCTTCTGCGTTAGCAGGGTTCAATATGTTCTGGACAATGATCATTTTATTACAG GTCTTGATTCCTATTTCTCTGTATGTTTCAATTGAAATTGTCAAACTGGGACAAATTTATTTAATACAGAATGACATTGATTTTTACCATGAGAAAACAGACTCTACAATTCAGTGTCGAGCACTGAATATTGCTGAAGACCTTGGCCAGATTCAGTATATCTTCTCAGACAAGACTGGAACACTCACTGAAAATAAGATGGTTTTTCGGAGGTGCAGCATTGCAGGACAGGAATATTGCCATGAAGAAAATG caaAGAGGTTGGAATCCTATCAAGAGAAGGATTTGAAAGATGAGGATTCAGCTGAAGGTCCTTGTGCCTCTTTGGGCCACACATTAAAATGGAGGGGACACGACTGTGGAGCCGAGAATGAATCTTTGAACAGAAAGTCTTCAAATCTGTTATCTGGTATTTACCCTGAATTAGGAAGGGAGCGTTCATCAAGTGATGCTCCCTGCTCAGGACATGttgctttcagcagctgcatT GAAACAGATGTTGTACCAGATACACAACTGCTGGAGAAATTTAGAcgtgtttcttctctttcctatcAAGAATCAGAAGACGGTATCAGCAAGTTAGGTTTGGAGACAATGTACATCACTGACTTCTTTCTTGCTCTGGCAATCTGTAATACTGTTGTTGTTTCAATCCCCAATCAGCCACGTCAGAAG ATGAGACGCTCTTCACTGGGAAGAATGCCTATTAAATCCCTTGAGGAAATCAGGCAGATGTTCCAGAGGTTGTCAGTCCGTAGACTAAGTTCCTCCCCACTTCCAAGTATAAAAGAGTCATCATCTGAAAACCCAAACAGTTTTGTGAGCAAACTGtctattttcagaatgaaaccGGCTTCACCTGCTTTGGATGGGGCTGCTCAAAATGCTGCTGAGCCTCACAATCTGAACAGCCCAGAAAATCCCCAGTTACCCAAAGAATGTTATACAGTGAATGTAGCTGCTGGCTGTGAAACCCACGGTGCTGAGTCATCTGCAGAATGGTCTCCCTTACCTAAGCTTTGTTATGAAGCTGAAAGTCCAGACGAAGCTGCCTTGGTCCATGCTGCTAAGGCttacaaatgtattttacagtCTAGGACTCCTGATCAAGTAACTGTGGATTTTGCAGATCTGGGATCTTTaacatttcagcttttgcaTATCCTGCCTTTTGACTCAGTGCGAAAAAGGATGTCAGTAGTGGTTCGGCATCCAGTCTCCAACCGAGTGGTGGTGTACACAAAAGGTGCAGACTCAGTCATGATGGATTTGTTGGGAACTGCATCTGAAG ATACCAAgaattcagaaatggaaaagaagaacattAAAGAAAGAACCCAGAATCATTTGGATGACTATGCCAGAAAGGGACTGCGCACTCTTTGTATTGCTAAaaag GTGATGAGTGATGAAGAATATACAGAGTGgttaaataatcattttttagCAGAAACCAGCATTGACAAtagggaggagctgctgctggaatcTGCCATCCGGCTTGAAACCAAACTAACTTTGCTTG GTGCCACTGGCATTGAAGATCGCCTGCAGGATGGTGTTCCAGACACAATACAGGCATTACGgaaagcaggaataaaaatatgGATGCTGACAGGTGACAAGAGAGAGACAGCTGTCAACATCGCCTATGCTTGTAAATTGCTGGAGCCAGATGACAGAATCTTCACGCTCAAATCGCAAAGTAGA GATGCTTGTGCTTTGGTGATGAACAGTATTTTAGaacacatgcaaaaaaacactgctgagcaaaaaaaagtaaatcagaaaCTTGGGAATGTCTCTGCAAGTCCTTCTACCCAAGCTCAAGGCTTCAGCGCAGGCCTGGTTATTGATGGAAGGACTTTAGAGCATGTCCTTCAGGACAGCCTGCAGAATGTTTTCTTGGAGCTCACAGAAAAATGTCGAGCTGTAGTCTGCTGCCAAGCCACACCACTGCAGAAGAGTGTGCTGGTCAGACTGGTGCGAAATAAGCTGAAGGCAATGACGTTAGCTGTAG GTGATGGTGCCAATGATGTCAGTATGATCCAGGTAGCTGACACTGGTGTGGGAATCTTGGGCCAAGAAGGCATGCAG GCTGTGATGGCAAGTGACTTTGCAATTTCTCAGTTCAGGCATCTCAGGAAGCTGCTGCTTGTCCATGGTCACTGGTGTTACACCAGGCTTACCAACATGATACTCTACTTCTTCTACAAAAATGTG GCCTACGTGAACCTCTTATTCTGGTACCAGTTCTTCTGTGGGTTTTCAGGCACATCAATGACTGACTATTggatcttgatttttttcaatctcCTTTTTACATCGGTGCCACCCATCATTTACGGTGTCTTGGACAAAGATGTGTCTGCAGAGATACTCATGCAGATCCCACAGCTGTACAAGATGAGCCAGAAATCTGTG GCCTACTTGCCTTCAACCTTTTGGATAACCTTGCTGGATGCTTTTTACCAAagtcttgcttgcttttttgtgCCTTACTTC ACTTACTATGGCTCAGACatagacattttttcttttggaaaccctataaacacagcagcacttttTATAATATTGTTTCACCTTCTCATTGAGTGCAAATCCGTG ACTTGGATTCATACGATAGTTATAGTTGGCAGCATcctattttacttcatttttgctCTGGCTTTTGGGGCAACCTACAGAACCCATAATCCACTATCAAATCCTTATCGGATCATGGAAAAGCATATGGCAGATCCAGTTTTTTACCTAGTGTGCCTCCTGACTACTTGTGTTGCTCTGCTACCCAG ATACTTCCTGAGAGCTCTCCAAGGAACATTGTTTCCATCTCCAGTGTTGAAAGCCAAGCACTTGGACAAACTGATCCCTGAGGAGAAGAGGGAAGCAATTAAGAAATGGAAGGATGAATGCATTGTAAGCTGTAGAATGGAGTTGCAGGTTACTTCTGGGTCTACTGGCTCAGCCACGGGTACTGtattaaaggaagaaagcattGCCAGTGTTGTACCGCTTTCTAGAATACCTTTTCATGCCTGTTCAAGAGATGAGTTAGTGGAGGAAGAGCCTGGGAATAGAAGTAACTTGAACTCTGAAAAGACTGCATTTCTGAATTCAAAGAGAACTGATTCAGATGTCTGA